The DNA sequence CACAGGAAGCCGAAGTAGGGGCCGCCTGAATTCAGTGGCGCGCCGAATGGCTGACCGTCGCCGCAAGCGATGTCGGCGCCGGTATGACCCCATTCGCTCGGCGGCTTGAGCACCGCCAACGCCGTAGGATTGACGACCGCCACCGCCAGCGCATCATGTCGATGCGCCCAATCGGTCAATGCGTCAACGTCTTCCAGCACCCCAAAAAAATTGGGTTGCGGGATCACCAGCGCTGCAAAATCCTGGCCGGCATACGGCGCCAGCGCCTCCTCCGGGGTATGGCCGCCTACTGGATCATAGGGCAGTTCCATCAACTCGATGTCTTGATTATGGACAATCGCGTGGGCTACCCGATGGTAGAAGGGGTGCAGCGTTCGGGGAACCAGGATCCGTTTCGATTTGGATTTCCGGTTGGCGCGCACCGCCATCAACAAGGCTTCGGCCAGCGCCGACGCCCCGTCATACAACGACGCGTTGGACACGGCCAGGCCGGTCAGGCCCACCATCATGCTCTGGTACTCGTAGAGCACTTGCAGAGTGCCCTGGCTGGCTTCCGGCTGATAGGGCGTGTAGGCGCTATAGAATTCCCCACGTCCGGCGATTTCCCAGACTGCCGCAGGAATATGATGTTCATAAGCGCCGGCGCCCAGGAAACAGAGCGGTTGCGGAAGCGCCGCCGCTCGTTCGGTCATCAGCCGGCTCACCCGCCACTCGTCCAAGGC is a window from the Gammaproteobacteria bacterium genome containing:
- the gcvPA gene encoding aminomethyl-transferring glycine dehydrogenase subunit GcvPA: MPFIPHTPDDVRAMLDAIDVPTLEALFDEIPPSLQIGELPALPDALDEWRVSRLMTERAAALPQPLCFLGAGAYEHHIPAAVWEIAGRGEFYSAYTPYQPEASQGTLQVLYEYQSMMVGLTGLAVSNASLYDGASALAEALLMAVRANRKSKSKRILVPRTLHPFYHRVAHAIVHNQDIELMELPYDPVGGHTPEEALAPYAGQDFAALVIPQPNFFGVLEDVDALTDWAHRHDALAVAVVNPTALAVLKPPSEWGHTGADIACGDGQPFGAPLNSGGPYFGFLCCRKELVRQMPGRLVGRTVDLDGKTGFTLTLQAREQHIRRSKATSNICTNQGLMVTAATLYLSLLGPHGLEQVAAACHANTRKLMEQLTVIPGVSQAFNRPVFHEAVLKLPRPADEVLDGLLARGILGGFDLSNEYPELGHALLVCATETRTEADLQRYAEALA